The DNA region AGATCGAGCGTGACCTAATCAGTCAACGAACCAAAGAGGCACTTGCTTGGCGCAAGGCTTCCGGGAAAAAGTTGGGCCGGCAAGCTGGTGAAAAGAATACGCATTACAAGCTTGACAAGAAAGCAGAACTTATTAGCCGGATGCTATCTGAGGGCAAATCGAAGGCTGCTGTTTGCCGGAAGTTGAAATGTCACTTGGTAACATTGAATAATCATCTTGAAAGGATTAAGTACAAACAGTGTCCTATATAATAAATGGGCTACATGCTACTTTTGCCTATATTTCATTCATTTATACATATGGCAAAAGCAGAAGTTTTATTCAAGATCATCCGCAAATGGGAAGGCGGATGGAGTGATCACAAAAATGACAAAGGTGGTAAAACCAACATGGGTATTACTTTGTCTACATGGAAATCATGCGGTTATGACAAAGACGGCGATGGCGATATCGATGCGGATGATCTACGATTGATTACTCCGGAAGATGTATTCAATATCTTCAAAAAGTATTATTGGGATCGTTATCAGGCTGATTTTATACATAACCAGTCCATTGCCAACATTTGTGTGGACTGGGTATGGGCTTCCGGACGTCCTGGAATCACAAAGGTACAGCAACTCCTGCAAATTAAGGTGGACGGCATTGTAGGACCTCAGACGGTTGCCAGTATTAATCTGGCCAACCAGCGCCAGTTGTTTGAAGCTGTCAAGGCAGACCGGATCCGGTTTGTTGAAGAAATCTGTAAAAAGGATCCGTCGCAGCTTGTGTTCCGGAAAGGATGGTTGAACCGGATCAATGATTTCAAGTTCTCCATTCGCTAATTTCTTGTCCTTTTTCTCATTCTTTTCAGCCTTTAGTTTTGTGCCTGAAACTAAAGGCTTTTTTATGGCTA from Bacteroides sp. MSB163 includes:
- a CDS encoding glycoside hydrolase family 108 protein codes for the protein MAKAEVLFKIIRKWEGGWSDHKNDKGGKTNMGITLSTWKSCGYDKDGDGDIDADDLRLITPEDVFNIFKKYYWDRYQADFIHNQSIANICVDWVWASGRPGITKVQQLLQIKVDGIVGPQTVASINLANQRQLFEAVKADRIRFVEEICKKDPSQLVFRKGWLNRINDFKFSIR